The Clostridium sp. AWRP genome has a window encoding:
- a CDS encoding acyltransferase, which produces MKTIYNIIRKIRKVFEKIVNMILFHYFGVDLGGKTYHIEGILTIRADTKHSITIGKNVEFRSGKKYNIIGGDTRLILRTYRGGKIAIGNNVGISNSSLVSMNNIIIEDDVMIGGSCKIWNTDFHSLNMEQRMESYDTNIQSAPIRIKRGAFIGACSIVLKGVTIGEKSIVGAGSVVTKSIPDGEIWGGAPAKFIRKI; this is translated from the coding sequence ATGAAAACAATATATAATATAATAAGAAAAATTCGAAAAGTATTCGAGAAAATTGTAAACATGATTTTGTTCCACTATTTTGGAGTGGATTTGGGTGGAAAAACATATCATATTGAAGGCATACTTACGATACGAGCTGATACAAAGCATTCAATTACAATTGGGAAAAATGTCGAGTTTCGTTCAGGAAAGAAATATAACATTATTGGCGGAGATACGCGGTTGATTTTGCGAACATATCGGGGTGGTAAAATTGCAATCGGTAATAATGTTGGAATTTCAAATTCTTCATTAGTTAGTATGAATAACATTATCATCGAAGACGATGTGATGATCGGAGGAAGTTGTAAGATATGGAATACCGATTTTCATTCATTGAATATGGAGCAAAGGATGGAAAGCTATGATACAAATATTCAAAGCGCACCTATTAGAATTAAAAGAGGAGCTTTCATTGGAGCGTGTTCCATAGTGTTAAAAGGAGTCACAATTGGAGAAAAATCGATTGTTGGTGCCGGTTCTGTTGTTACTAAATCAATACCAGATGGAGAAATATGGGGTGGGGCACCAGCTAAATTTATACGAAAGATATAA
- a CDS encoding polysaccharide pyruvyl transferase family protein — protein MASNSFLSNTIKKPYMCFKYFYSNFIAGKNIDELNKYIDKGLNIIWYLDVPTHSNMGDLAQYVCIKDWLVSNYPEYTIAEISADTIVNAEQKFIDLLKNKKSNGDLIFFQSGYCTQDLGGFHDYVHQLVIRNFPSIPIIMLPQTILYKNRENAEAVSNNYRQHKKILLLCRDYVSYSVGEKMFENNKLLLYPDIVTSLIGTLPINDKKDRSGILICCRNDSEKYYDENTIKMLSKKLGKIDDVTISDTTVACDFSKLKSHIKERVQQMINDFGRYRVVITDRYHGTIFSLIAGTPVIVIKSNDHKVITGVDWFKGIYDQTVCYVDNIYNVYEKVTYIYNNYDYVQLNSVFRDTYYANLKNVISECIKEK, from the coding sequence ATGGCTTCTAATTCATTTTTAAGTAATACGATAAAGAAGCCGTATATGTGTTTCAAATATTTTTATTCTAATTTCATTGCAGGAAAAAATATTGATGAGCTAAATAAATATATAGATAAAGGATTAAACATAATTTGGTATTTAGATGTACCAACGCATTCTAATATGGGTGATTTAGCTCAGTATGTTTGTATTAAAGATTGGCTTGTATCAAATTATCCAGAGTATACCATTGCTGAGATTTCAGCAGATACTATTGTAAATGCAGAACAGAAATTTATTGATTTACTGAAGAATAAGAAAAGCAATGGGGATTTGATATTTTTCCAAAGTGGATATTGCACACAGGATTTGGGCGGATTTCATGACTACGTTCATCAACTTGTTATAAGGAACTTCCCGAGCATTCCGATTATTATGCTTCCGCAGACGATTTTATACAAAAATAGAGAAAATGCAGAGGCTGTTTCGAATAATTATCGGCAACATAAAAAGATCTTGTTGTTATGCAGGGATTATGTTTCTTACAGTGTTGGAGAAAAAATGTTTGAAAATAATAAACTTCTTCTCTATCCGGATATAGTTACATCATTAATTGGTACTTTACCTATAAATGATAAGAAAGATAGAAGCGGAATACTAATTTGCTGTAGGAATGATTCGGAAAAATATTATGATGAAAATACAATCAAAATGTTAAGTAAAAAATTAGGGAAAATTGATGATGTTACTATTTCGGATACTACAGTAGCATGTGATTTCTCAAAATTAAAATCACATATTAAAGAGCGTGTGCAGCAAATGATTAATGACTTTGGCCGTTACAGGGTAGTAATTACTGATCGCTATCATGGAACAATATTTTCATTAATTGCTGGAACACCAGTTATAGTTATTAAATCAAATGATCATAAAGTGATTACAGGCGTTGATTGGTTTAAAGGAATTTATGATCAAACAGTATGCTATGTGGATAATATTTATAACGTGTATGAAAAAGTTACTTACATTTACAATAATTATGACTATGTTCAGTTAAACTCTGTTTTCAGAGATACATATTATGCCAATTTAAAGAATGTTATTAGTGAATGTATAAAAGAAAAATGA
- a CDS encoding glycosyltransferase family 4 protein: MKVLWIGNIILPQIAEYEGIKEPVVGGWMVYLADLVSSIPETNLVYLFDDVKSRCGVVNKITYYAVENKNERVGRRDEEYIQQLIEIIQREKPDVIHIWGTEDEHALAMVEACSRLKIINRVVISIQGLLSEYAKYYYAYLPERVIHGTRIKDLIKGNLKEKHDVFEKKGKYEIEAISSVKHVIGRTDWDKACVWAINPDVHYHFNNEILRKEFYMGQWEYLKCEKHSIFCSQAHYPIKGIHLMLQAMPIIKREYPDVKLYIGGKDFSQDPKWKLSVYQKYILDIIKKEDLTNNVFFTGFLNAEKMKQQYLHSNVFVSPSSIENSPNSVGEAMLLGVPVVSSCVGGVQNMIEHGREGLLYPANDIHMLAYYVCKVFDDESFAINLSKEAVEHATKTHDQETNLKQLISIYNDIERKI, encoded by the coding sequence ATGAAAGTCTTGTGGATAGGGAATATTATATTGCCGCAGATAGCAGAATATGAAGGTATAAAGGAACCTGTTGTTGGGGGATGGATGGTCTATTTGGCAGATCTTGTTTCATCAATTCCAGAAACCAACTTAGTTTATCTATTTGATGATGTAAAATCACGCTGTGGTGTTGTTAATAAAATTACATACTATGCAGTAGAAAACAAAAATGAAAGAGTAGGACGGCGTGATGAAGAGTACATCCAACAGTTAATTGAAATAATTCAAAGGGAAAAACCCGACGTGATTCATATTTGGGGGACAGAGGACGAGCATGCACTTGCAATGGTTGAGGCATGTTCGAGACTGAAAATCATAAATAGAGTAGTAATTTCAATTCAGGGATTACTTTCCGAATATGCAAAGTACTACTATGCATATTTGCCAGAAAGAGTTATTCACGGAACGCGAATAAAGGATTTAATTAAAGGCAATTTAAAAGAAAAACATGATGTATTTGAGAAAAAGGGAAAATATGAGATAGAGGCAATTTCTTCAGTCAAACATGTAATAGGTAGAACTGATTGGGACAAAGCTTGTGTATGGGCGATCAATCCTGACGTTCACTATCATTTTAATAATGAAATCCTTCGTAAGGAATTTTATATGGGACAGTGGGAATATTTAAAGTGTGAAAAACATTCTATATTTTGCAGCCAGGCACATTATCCAATTAAAGGAATCCATTTGATGTTGCAGGCAATGCCAATTATTAAACGAGAATATCCAGATGTTAAACTATACATAGGTGGAAAAGATTTTAGCCAGGATCCCAAATGGAAACTTAGTGTGTATCAAAAATATATTTTAGATATTATTAAGAAAGAAGACTTGACGAATAATGTTTTCTTTACAGGGTTTCTTAATGCAGAAAAAATGAAACAACAATACTTACATAGTAATGTATTTGTATCGCCATCGAGTATTGAAAACTCACCTAATTCTGTAGGAGAAGCTATGCTCTTGGGAGTCCCTGTGGTATCCTCATGTGTTGGTGGGGTACAAAATATGATTGAGCATGGAAGAGAGGGATTATTGTATCCTGCAAATGACATCCATATGTTAGCATATTATGTTTGTAAAGTATTTGATGATGAAAGTTTTGCAATTAATTTATCTAAAGAAGCTGTTGAGCATGCAACTAAAACACATGATCAAGAAACTAATTTGAAGCAGCTCATTTCAATCTATAACGATATTGAAAGGAAAATCTAA
- a CDS encoding CDP-glycerol glycerophosphotransferase family protein has protein sequence MKRYMGVKKRLLSIANKIIPKSNIVLFSSYPAFSDNSLALFHYIVNNRKDIIECYRLYWGQSNNDKVPEIVKENVDVTVVEKGSFKGIWTFLRAKYIFSTHGYFSEVYSGAGQSQVNLWHGNGYKSITDKDRMYRGDLTIVTGDIYRKIHSRVLDMDENRVITTGLPRNDWLFSKEKALEKLGVSKESYKKIYIWMPTYRKASIGHSGVDGNATAFGISTMNAEQFRKLEDVLLNNNCLLIIKPHPMDSMLLAGLGKYEHIRVITNIDLENNDIQLYELLPETDGLLSDYSSVVVDYLLLGKPITMVLSDMDEYRKSRGFVFDLVEDYFPGPIVSDFDSLLNYFQEADTIDNQWLSKRLKLKKVFHKYDDACSSERVCNLIFDANCLK, from the coding sequence ATGAAAAGATATATGGGGGTTAAAAAAAGATTGTTATCAATCGCCAACAAAATAATTCCAAAGAGCAATATAGTTTTGTTCAGCAGTTATCCGGCATTTAGTGATAATTCTTTAGCTCTGTTTCACTATATAGTTAATAATCGCAAAGATATTATAGAATGTTATAGATTATATTGGGGTCAAAGTAATAATGATAAAGTACCGGAAATTGTAAAAGAAAATGTAGATGTAACAGTGGTTGAAAAAGGTTCTTTTAAAGGAATCTGGACGTTTTTACGTGCAAAATATATTTTTTCTACGCATGGCTATTTTTCGGAGGTTTATTCAGGAGCAGGTCAAAGTCAAGTAAATTTATGGCATGGAAATGGATATAAATCCATTACTGATAAAGACCGTATGTATCGCGGTGATTTGACCATTGTTACTGGAGATATATACAGAAAAATTCATTCAAGAGTGTTAGATATGGATGAAAATAGGGTAATAACTACAGGCTTGCCTAGAAATGATTGGCTATTTTCGAAAGAAAAAGCCCTTGAAAAACTTGGAGTATCTAAAGAATCATATAAAAAAATATATATATGGATGCCAACTTATAGAAAAGCATCCATTGGACACAGTGGAGTTGATGGTAATGCTACGGCTTTTGGCATAAGTACAATGAATGCTGAACAATTTCGAAAACTCGAAGATGTACTCCTTAATAATAACTGCTTACTTATAATTAAACCGCATCCTATGGATTCAATGCTGTTGGCTGGACTTGGTAAATATGAGCATATAAGAGTTATTACAAATATAGATTTGGAAAACAATGATATCCAACTTTATGAACTTTTGCCGGAAACAGACGGTTTATTATCTGATTATTCTTCTGTAGTTGTTGATTATTTACTTTTAGGAAAACCTATTACGATGGTCTTATCAGATATGGATGAATATCGAAAAAGCAGAGGTTTTGTTTTTGACCTAGTTGAAGATTATTTCCCTGGTCCGATTGTATCCGACTTTGATAGTCTGCTGAATTATTTTCAGGAAGCTGATACAATAGACAACCAATGGCTTTCAAAACGGTTGAAGTTAAAGAAAGTATTCCATAAATATGATGATGCTTGTAGTTCAGAGCGTGTATGCAATCTAATTTTTGATGCTAATTGCTTGAAGTGA
- a CDS encoding Coenzyme F420 hydrogenase/dehydrogenase, beta subunit C-terminal domain gives MKICDDSSCTGCMMCIDICNQKAISAVEDEQGFMHPSIDSDKCVECGLCVSRCPVNYQKKNKKAEKVFACWQKNVESRLASTSGGAFLTIAERIIQGGGVVYGAAFDDLMRVKHIRTLNMQEVKKLRGSKYVQSNTKNIYEQVKNDLKVGRKVLFSGTPCQVAALQNYLKINYENLFFIDIVCHGVPSPMIFRDYLKCICEKNHSKITELNFRYKKPCWSVFSMKAKFKNGSEYIASKFKDPYLHFFLLRDLTLRKSCFECHFSSPERTGDITLADFWNYRAYKFSQRGSERGVNLVLTNTKKGEQLLCSLASELHIEEHTWKEAFESNKQLLEPNKKPVLYDNFWGTYRDGGFRKVREKYYYYNKRYEILGCLYAWKKAHAYLITAKILKAIKKKA, from the coding sequence ATGAAAATATGTGATGATAGTTCATGCACAGGCTGTATGATGTGCATTGATATATGTAATCAAAAGGCAATTTCTGCAGTTGAAGACGAGCAAGGCTTTATGCATCCAAGTATTGATTCTGATAAGTGCGTTGAATGCGGGTTGTGCGTTTCAAGATGTCCAGTGAATTATCAAAAGAAAAATAAAAAAGCTGAAAAGGTTTTTGCTTGTTGGCAAAAAAATGTTGAAAGCCGTTTGGCATCAACGTCCGGAGGTGCATTCTTAACAATTGCTGAAAGAATTATCCAGGGCGGTGGTGTGGTGTATGGTGCTGCTTTTGATGATCTCATGAGAGTGAAACATATTAGAACTTTAAATATGCAGGAAGTAAAAAAATTGAGAGGTTCAAAATATGTTCAGAGTAATACAAAAAATATTTATGAACAAGTAAAAAATGATTTGAAAGTGGGGCGAAAAGTTTTGTTTTCTGGAACACCATGTCAAGTTGCTGCATTACAAAATTATTTGAAAATTAACTATGAAAATCTCTTTTTCATTGACATCGTGTGTCATGGTGTTCCATCGCCAATGATTTTTAGAGACTATTTGAAATGTATCTGCGAAAAAAATCATTCAAAAATAACTGAATTAAATTTTCGCTATAAGAAACCTTGTTGGAGCGTTTTTTCAATGAAAGCAAAATTTAAAAATGGTTCAGAATACATCGCTTCAAAATTTAAGGATCCTTATCTTCATTTTTTTTTATTGAGGGATTTGACACTTAGGAAATCGTGCTTCGAGTGTCATTTTTCCTCTCCTGAAAGAACGGGAGATATTACTTTAGCAGATTTCTGGAATTATAGAGCGTATAAGTTCTCTCAGAGAGGATCAGAGCGTGGAGTTAATCTTGTTTTGACAAATACGAAGAAAGGAGAACAATTACTATGTAGCTTAGCCTCAGAGCTGCATATTGAAGAACATACTTGGAAAGAGGCTTTTGAATCTAACAAACAACTTCTTGAGCCAAATAAAAAACCAGTGCTATATGATAACTTTTGGGGAACCTATAGAGATGGCGGGTTCAGAAAAGTTAGAGAAAAATATTATTATTATAACAAACGTTATGAAATTCTGGGATGCTTATATGCGTGGAAAAAAGCTCATGCATATCTTATAACGGCTAAAATTCTGAAAGCGATTAAGAAAAAAGCATAG
- a CDS encoding serine acetyltransferase has translation MAFKEKIKNVIKNWVKGFNYDKYWNRREKIFDPHTNKILKMYYKLYIYRVNYKNNADINFIEEWGDCFQGGRPTLGHNLNGIVIAAGARIGKNCFLSHQVTIGRSRGGEPVIGDNVYIGPGAKIFGGIHVGNNVRIGANCIVFEDIPDNATVVLEKPRVIIKKSGYKYSLGTLSEENKNNG, from the coding sequence ATGGCTTTTAAAGAAAAGATAAAAAATGTAATTAAAAATTGGGTAAAAGGCTTTAATTATGATAAATATTGGAACAGGCGCGAAAAAATATTTGACCCTCATACAAATAAAATATTGAAGATGTACTATAAGTTATACATCTACAGGGTAAATTATAAAAATAATGCAGATATTAACTTCATTGAAGAATGGGGGGATTGCTTCCAGGGAGGGCGTCCTACTTTGGGTCATAATCTTAATGGAATTGTAATAGCAGCTGGTGCAAGAATCGGTAAAAATTGTTTTCTTTCGCACCAAGTTACGATTGGACGTAGTCGTGGTGGAGAACCAGTAATTGGAGATAATGTTTATATCGGGCCAGGGGCAAAAATCTTTGGCGGAATTCATGTGGGTAATAATGTTAGAATTGGTGCTAATTGTATTGTATTTGAAGATATACCGGATAATGCAACTGTAGTTTTAGAAAAGCCAAGAGTCATTATTAAAAAATCTGGATATAAGTATTCCTTAGGCACACTGAGTGAGGAGAATAAAAATAATGGATAG
- a CDS encoding IspD/TarI family cytidylyltransferase has protein sequence MNIAVIFAGGVGSRMHSKSKPKQFLTIHEKPIIIHTLEIFEEHEEIDAIVIACIESWISYLEKLINKYNIHKVKAIVHGGATGQLSIFNGLEAAEKVAKGEKSIVLIHDGVRPLINHKTISDNIQSVREYGSAITCVKVKETVLVVSDDSSIDYIPYRANSRLARAPQSFWLEDIITVHRKALEEGNDSFIDSCSMMQYFGAKLYLVDGPEENIKITTPDDFYTMRALLDAKENAQIYGFKE, from the coding sequence ATGAACATTGCTGTAATATTTGCCGGGGGAGTCGGTTCTAGAATGCACAGTAAATCGAAACCAAAACAATTTTTAACGATTCATGAAAAACCTATTATTATACACACCTTAGAGATATTTGAAGAACATGAAGAAATTGATGCTATTGTAATTGCATGTATTGAATCGTGGATTTCCTACCTAGAAAAGTTGATTAACAAATATAACATCCACAAAGTAAAAGCGATTGTTCATGGCGGTGCAACAGGCCAGTTATCAATTTTTAATGGTTTGGAAGCTGCTGAAAAGGTTGCAAAGGGAGAAAAGAGTATCGTTTTGATTCATGATGGTGTCAGGCCATTAATTAACCATAAGACAATTTCAGATAATATTCAATCTGTAAGAGAGTATGGATCAGCAATTACCTGCGTGAAGGTAAAAGAAACGGTCCTTGTGGTTTCCGATGATTCGTCGATTGATTATATTCCGTATCGTGCAAACTCTAGGTTGGCAAGAGCACCGCAGAGTTTCTGGCTTGAAGATATTATTACAGTTCACCGTAAAGCATTGGAAGAGGGGAATGATTCTTTTATAGATTCATGCTCAATGATGCAGTATTTTGGTGCTAAGTTGTATCTAGTAGATGGGCCGGAAGAAAATATAAAAATTACTACTCCAGATGATTTCTATACAATGAGAGCTTTGCTCGATGCAAAAGAGAACGCACAAATTTATGGATTTAAGGAATGA
- a CDS encoding O-antigen ligase family protein: MYSERREINYILLLLIIFPIQILNEYIPKLGWIIIGTRILFCLLYLAIRIGQTKTIKIHKHKVALSIVIIVIQQFIALNIHGTTMQNIIRLIDYMLILIAGFTYFSNLKRKDYVYLHKAVWYISTVYILITLCQSFYYQASDYQEVMLFIGSRADTVQTIFTLIVLLISTDYLLYKKIKRCDFVLLLLAFLDSICLKSGQGTVMLALIIITVALIYYKNVSVWKFITLKIGLILIAILNILIIFGYYQNIGVFNFVITEVLHKSITLTGRTNIYSHIPELISLSPLVGYGYGTKIVADYIGYIDSAFVSAHNSILELLLIYGAIGTVFFIKLIWDTLRQLYKHYEIRENGILIGAIWASFIGGLVNLMITSVPFLILLCFSRSFSCFSETTEK, from the coding sequence ATGTATTCTGAAAGACGAGAGATTAATTATATTTTGTTACTATTAATTATTTTCCCAATACAAATTTTGAATGAATATATTCCCAAGTTAGGCTGGATAATAATTGGTACAAGAATTTTATTTTGCTTACTTTATTTAGCAATACGAATTGGGCAAACGAAAACAATTAAGATACATAAACATAAAGTTGCATTGTCAATAGTAATAATTGTTATTCAGCAGTTTATAGCATTAAATATCCACGGGACAACAATGCAAAATATTATTCGATTGATTGACTATATGTTGATATTGATTGCAGGTTTTACTTATTTCAGTAATCTAAAAAGAAAGGATTATGTATATTTGCACAAAGCAGTTTGGTATATTTCTACGGTATATATTTTGATTACTTTGTGTCAAAGCTTTTATTATCAAGCATCGGACTATCAAGAGGTTATGTTGTTTATTGGTTCTAGAGCTGATACTGTTCAGACAATTTTCACATTGATAGTGTTATTAATTAGTACGGATTATCTATTATATAAAAAAATTAAAAGATGCGATTTTGTATTACTTCTTCTTGCTTTTTTAGATTCAATATGCTTAAAAAGTGGCCAAGGTACTGTTATGCTTGCTTTGATTATAATTACAGTAGCTTTAATTTATTATAAAAATGTAAGTGTATGGAAGTTTATTACACTTAAAATAGGACTAATATTAATTGCTATCTTAAATATATTAATTATATTTGGATATTATCAAAACATAGGAGTATTTAACTTTGTTATTACTGAAGTTTTGCACAAAAGTATTACATTAACAGGCCGCACAAATATCTACTCTCATATTCCGGAATTGATAAGTTTATCACCTTTAGTTGGCTATGGATATGGAACTAAAATAGTTGCAGATTATATAGGCTACATAGATTCTGCTTTTGTAAGTGCTCATAATTCAATACTAGAGCTTTTACTAATTTATGGTGCAATTGGGACAGTATTTTTTATCAAGTTGATCTGGGATACATTAAGGCAACTATACAAACATTATGAAATTCGAGAAAATGGCATTCTTATTGGAGCAATTTGGGCATCATTTATCGGTGGGTTAGTGAACTTAATGATTACATCAGTTCCTTTTTTGATTTTATTGTGTTTTTCTCGGTCATTTTCTTGCTTTTCGGAGACAACAGAAAAGTGA
- a CDS encoding glycosyltransferase, with protein MMRKKMLIFHPTIAPYRIDFFNDLSSAFDTDIFLYYSNLKSQKFDYDKIQNLFLFKPHYMEKRITLGGRAIYKGHISEIIKRQPDIVLVGEYSFGAWCAVIARAFSKKKYCIITICDDSKNYAENCSGVRKISRNLIMRFLDGIILCNDVAQNWYSVHYKVQTFVFPIIQKDEMFRKKMASSASLAIENIHRYQLIGKKVYLFVGRLSEEKNIEYLVESFIYAHELNSNAVLLIIGDCGSSGENIMNSVKELIRNEKAGSYIMMMGRMEGENLYAFFNIGQVLILPSLREAFGAVTNEALLAGEYVMVSQNAGSACLVNEKNGEVLDVSKEYIDFSKINSKIRPLSNDWTIKESKMPFTYEEKMTALQQWLKTL; from the coding sequence ATGATGAGAAAAAAAATGCTAATTTTTCATCCTACGATTGCACCATATAGAATTGACTTTTTTAATGATTTATCAAGTGCGTTTGACACGGATATTTTCCTTTACTATAGCAATCTGAAAAGTCAAAAATTTGACTATGATAAAATACAGAATCTATTTCTGTTTAAGCCTCATTATATGGAAAAGAGGATCACTCTTGGAGGAAGAGCTATATATAAAGGGCATATATCAGAAATAATAAAAAGGCAACCAGATATAGTACTTGTTGGAGAGTATAGTTTTGGCGCATGGTGCGCTGTTATTGCACGTGCCTTCTCAAAGAAAAAATACTGTATTATTACCATATGTGATGATAGCAAAAATTATGCCGAGAATTGTTCCGGTGTTAGAAAAATTTCCAGAAATTTAATAATGCGATTTCTTGATGGCATTATTTTGTGTAATGATGTTGCACAAAATTGGTATAGTGTACATTATAAAGTACAGACTTTCGTGTTTCCCATCATCCAAAAAGATGAAATGTTCCGGAAAAAAATGGCGAGCAGTGCTTCGCTGGCGATAGAAAATATTCATCGCTATCAGTTAATTGGAAAAAAAGTGTATTTATTTGTTGGAAGACTATCAGAAGAAAAGAATATAGAGTACTTAGTAGAGTCTTTTATTTATGCTCACGAACTGAATAGCAATGCTGTTTTGCTTATTATTGGCGATTGTGGTTCAAGCGGCGAAAATATTATGAATAGTGTAAAAGAATTGATTCGAAATGAAAAAGCAGGAAGCTACATCATGATGATGGGAAGAATGGAGGGGGAAAATCTCTATGCGTTCTTCAATATTGGTCAGGTTTTGATCTTGCCGAGTCTCCGTGAAGCTTTTGGGGCAGTAACAAACGAAGCATTATTAGCTGGAGAATATGTGATGGTATCTCAGAATGCTGGTTCAGCGTGTTTGGTTAATGAAAAAAACGGTGAAGTATTAGATGTAAGTAAAGAGTATATTGATTTCAGCAAAATAAATTCAAAAATACGTCCGTTATCTAATGATTGGACCATTAAAGAAAGCAAGATGCCGTTTACATATGAAGAAAAGATGACCGCCTTACAACAATGGCTTAAAACCCTATAA
- a CDS encoding NAD(P)-dependent oxidoreductase: MDRILQEDFETIANSNIEFEQFKNKTFMITGATGLVGSLLVRALMYCDHKYSLNLQIIAVIRNQDKANSIYGEDINNPRLFFTKCDLSREVLETDFKVNYLVHTAGITNSKMMVTNPVETITTAIIGTKTVLDFAVSNGVESVVYLSSMEVYGDAGTTKRVTENELGYIDINQVRSCYSESKRMCECMCTAYSAQYGLNVKCARLAQTFGAGISKYENRVFAQFARSVIKGENIVLHTRGLSEGNYVYTSDAIKAILLLLGKGAHGQTYNVSNEENHTTIYEMAEMVASEIANSKIKVVYDIPEDRLLYGYAPDVKVFLSSEKMRELGWKPEVGLLESYKRLVAWIYENEFD, encoded by the coding sequence ATGGATAGGATATTACAAGAGGATTTTGAGACAATTGCAAATAGCAATATTGAGTTTGAACAATTTAAAAACAAAACATTTATGATAACAGGTGCAACTGGATTAGTCGGTTCTTTATTGGTAAGAGCCTTGATGTATTGTGATCATAAATATAGTTTAAATTTGCAAATTATTGCAGTGATAAGAAATCAAGATAAAGCTAATAGCATCTATGGCGAGGACATAAATAATCCACGTTTGTTTTTTACAAAATGTGATTTATCAAGAGAAGTGTTGGAAACTGATTTCAAGGTGAATTATTTAGTTCATACTGCGGGTATCACTAATTCAAAAATGATGGTTACAAATCCAGTTGAAACTATTACAACAGCGATTATTGGAACTAAGACAGTATTAGATTTCGCTGTTTCTAATGGGGTTGAGAGCGTTGTTTACCTTTCTTCTATGGAAGTATACGGCGATGCAGGAACCACAAAAAGAGTGACAGAAAATGAGCTAGGCTATATTGATATAAATCAAGTGCGTAGTTGCTATTCTGAGAGTAAAAGAATGTGCGAATGCATGTGTACAGCATATTCTGCTCAATATGGCTTAAATGTTAAATGTGCAAGATTAGCTCAAACATTTGGGGCTGGTATTAGTAAGTATGAGAATAGAGTTTTTGCACAATTTGCCCGTAGTGTCATTAAGGGTGAAAATATTGTTCTCCACACGAGAGGTTTATCCGAAGGAAACTATGTATATACGAGTGATGCAATTAAAGCAATCCTGCTTTTACTGGGGAAAGGAGCTCATGGACAAACCTATAACGTGTCGAATGAAGAAAATCATACAACAATTTATGAAATGGCTGAAATGGTCGCTTCTGAGATAGCAAATAGCAAAATTAAAGTTGTTTACGATATTCCGGAGGACCGGTTGCTTTATGGGTATGCGCCTGATGTTAAAGTGTTCTTGAGTTCAGAAAAGATGAGAGAATTGGGATGGAAACCAGAGGTGGGATTACTTGAATCATATAAAAGATTAGTCGCATGGATATATGAAAATGAATTTGATTAA